The segment ATTTCCCCTGTGCGCAGATAATGGCTCAGTGCTTTTTCGATGATCGTCATTGTCTGTTCGTACCTCCCTTGGCGCAGGTGCTCAAGGGCCTCTTCGCCTTTGTCCGAAATTGCTGTGAATACCAATTCCCAAATCAGTCGCGTGCCTCCGTTCTCAGTCGCTCCGAGCGTAATGGTCAATCGGGTGATCATTCCGAGGGGTGCAAAGCGCACGTATTCTATGCTGCGCGGTGGTTCATAACGCGTGCAGGTCCAGACTTCGTGTCCAAGATCCAGCAAGTTGGTAGTGAATGCGCAGTCCTTGTGGGCAAGGCCGGACTCCGTGTGCAGGAGCTTACAGTGCCAGTGGGGAACCCACTCGTATTCGCGGACCGGACAGAGCAGTGGAAAGACCTTTTGGG is part of the Desulfovibrio ferrophilus genome and harbors:
- a CDS encoding SRPBCC family protein, with amino-acid sequence MNPIHAKRFAETKVMTLLAPPQKVFPLLCPVREYEWVPHWHCKLLHTESGLAHKDCAFTTNLLDLGHEVWTCTRYEPPRSIEYVRFAPLGMITRLTITLGATENGGTRLIWELVFTAISDKGEEALEHLRQGRYEQTMTIIEKALSHYLRTGEMLSQVDNAW